Genomic DNA from Candidatus Polarisedimenticolaceae bacterium:
CGCCGTCCGATCTCCCAGTACGTGGCGGTCATCACCGTGTTGACCGAACGGGCGGCGGCCCGGCGGGCGGACTCCAGCAACCCGCTCAGGTCCTCCACGAGATCGCCGTAAAGACCCGTGGGGACTCGCTTCATCGGCGACATGGGACAGAGCTCCCGAGGAGGCGGGACGCCGGAACGTACCTCGGCGGGCGGCGGGTCGCGGGGCGAAGCGGGCGCGGAGGGGTTGAATAACGGAAACCGATCCGTGCTTGCTACGATCCGCCCATGTCCGACTGCCCGTTCTGCGCTCCGGACGCCGCCCGGGTCCTCCACGAGCTCCCGCTCGTCTACATTCTCCGCGACGGCTTCCCGGTCTCGGCGGGCCACGCGCTCGTGATCCCGCGCCGCCACGTCCGGTCGTTCTTCGAGACGACCCCCGACGAGCGCGTCCAGCTCCTCGCCGCGCTCGACTACGCGAAGTTCCTCGTCGAGGCCCAGCACGCCCCCGACGGCTGGAACATCGGGATCAACGACGGCTTCGCCGCGGGGCAGACGGTCCCGCACCTGCACGTCCACCTGATCCCGCGTTACGCGGGGGACCGCACCGACCCGCGCGGCGGGGTGCGGTGGGTGCTGCCGGAGAGGGCGGATTATTGGTCGAAGAAATGAGGAGTCCCGAGCCTAGCCCTGCCGAGCAGCTGCGGTTCCTGGAGAACTACCAGACCCTGCTCGACGAGGGGCAGTTCACCGCCACGTACAAGTTCGCGCTGCTCGTAGCCCTGGCCGACCTCGCGGTCGAGAGCGGCGACACCGTCTCGAACTCCCGAGGCGGCCGGGAGGGCAACATACCTCTCGACGGATATCGACCTTCGGTGAAGACTTGACCCCTTGATCCACAGGCACGCGATCCTGCTCCTGCTCGGGACGGCGCTCGGGATCTCGGCCCGCGCCGCCAATCCGCTGGACCTGCGCCTTCCGTCCGGCCAGCTCGTGGAGTCCTGCGCCGATCCGACGGTGATCCGCGGGGCGACCGCAGGCGACGACGCCTGGTACCTCTACTGCACCGCGGACCCGCTGTTCGCCGGGGACGCCCGTCGCCTGATCCCCGTCTTCCGTTCGACCGACCTCG
This window encodes:
- a CDS encoding HIT family protein, translating into MSDCPFCAPDAARVLHELPLVYILRDGFPVSAGHALVIPRRHVRSFFETTPDERVQLLAALDYAKFLVEAQHAPDGWNIGINDGFAAGQTVPHLHVHLIPRYAGDRTDPRGGVRWVLPERADYWSKK